In Sorghum bicolor cultivar BTx623 chromosome 10, Sorghum_bicolor_NCBIv3, whole genome shotgun sequence, one genomic interval encodes:
- the LOC8076433 gene encoding 54S ribosomal protein L17, mitochondrial → MLSRLPATVSLLRRSLREPRGFSSSASSVASSKATADGKLVASVLFERLPVVIPKIHPVVYAFQEFSFRWRQQYRRQYPEEVLGKADARGKGDYHIDYVPAPRITEADKTNDRKSLQRALDNKLYLLLYGNAYGAPDGKPVWHFPEKVYENEETMRLCAEAALKSVLGGLDHTYFVGNAPMAHMAVEQTDSSVSPFKRFFFKSQVVGTTKYHIGKCKDFAWVTKDELLEYFPENKDFFNKMIIHIR, encoded by the exons ATGTTGTCCCGATTGCCGGCGACGGTGAGCCTTCTTCGCCGTTCTCTCCGGGAACCGCGCGGCTTCAGCTCCTCCGCCTCCTCTGTGGCTTCATCTAAGGCAACGGCCGACGGGAAGCTTGTGGCGTCGGTGCTGTTCGAGCGACTCCCCGTCGTTATCCCCAAGATCCACCCTGTTGTCTACGCTTTTCAAGAATTCTC ATTTCGGTGGAGGCAGCAGTACAGACGGCAATACCCCGAGGAGGTCCTCGGCAAGGCCGACGCAAG GGGTAAGGGTGATTATCATATTGATTATGTGCCTGCTCCAAGAATTACCGAGGCTGACAAAACAAATGACCGGAA GTCTTTACAACGAGCTCTTGATAATAAACTTTATCTCCTGCTGTATGGCAATGCTTACGGGGCTCCTGATGGAAAGCCTGTATGGCATTTTCCGGAAAAAGTATATGAAAATGAAGAAACTATGCGACTG TGTGCTGAGGCTGCATTAAAATCTGTTCTTGGGGGACTTGACCATACATACTTTGTTGGCAATGCTCCAATGGCTCATATGGCGGTTGAACAAACGGATTCAAGTGTTTCACCATTCAAG CGTTTCTTCTTCAAGTCACAAGTGGTTGGCACAACGAAATACCATATTGGAAAATGCAAGGACTTCGCGTGGGTGACCAAAGATGAGCTGCTGGAGTATTTTCCTGAGAacaaggatttcttcaacaagaTGATCATCCACATTAGATAG
- the LOC8076432 gene encoding LOW QUALITY PROTEIN: uncharacterized membrane protein At3g27390 (The sequence of the model RefSeq protein was modified relative to this genomic sequence to represent the inferred CDS: substituted 1 base at 1 genomic stop codon) → MQVPAGFLGKLWSFVSFVPFFILLLLLGSIKAVLIGPVTASIVFFGNSAVIIGLWPAHFIWTYYCVLKTERIGLELKILIGILLPLPLLLLPVLAIIGSLLSGIGYGVFVPLMATFEAVGEGVTDKLSHCFMDGTVSTITGACTVVRDVTDFCFHSYFSFMDDLIEKMGDDEAPLGIKLSYLPRSMLVAFIAVPVDVLMISAVALWKSPCMCXKGWQRLCEDLVGREGPFLETVCVPFAGLTIILWPLAVIGGLLASFFSSFFFGFRAGLIAYQEASFQMGLAYMISGVAIFDEYTNDLLYLREGSCLPRPKYRKADIRKCETGKEGQKVTTEPAEKQQTGHHKHRRVLHPSKTFMQTVQRLRPVQIWDWFFRSCELNGRILLSEGLITAEDMEEYITKGKCKKLGTKLPSWCIFQCLLRSANSDSDGLLISDNVEVTNLNWPKDRVFDWLLGPLLVIKDQMRKLEITEDEETCLRKLIMTNKNEKPSDWDDAGFPSDDNIKRGQLQAIIRRLQGIVANMSRVPSFRRRFINLVKAMYLEAIEAGTIDGSRDIKRKVKADVGTEKFGDRGAEDIAGSSTHPQSNIDIV, encoded by the exons ATGCAGGTCCCTGCGGGTTTCCTCGGCAAGCTCTGGAGCTTCGTGTCCTTCGTGCccttcttcatcctcctcctgctcctgggATCCATCAAAG CTGTCCTAATCGGTCCGGTTACGGCTTCCATCGTATTCTTTGGAAACTCTGCGGTTATTATTGGTCTCTGGCCTGCACATTTCATCTGGACATACTATTGTGTTCTTAA AACCGAAAGGATCGGGCTGGAGTTGAAGATTCTTATTGGAATTCTGTTGCCATTACCACTGCTTCTCTTGCCAGTACTTGCCATTATTGGGAGTCTTCTGAGTGGTATAGGATATGGAGTTTTTGTACCTCTTATGGCCACCTTTGAGGCTGTTGGTGAGGGTGTCACTGACAAGCTGAGTCATTGTTTTATG GATGGAACTGTAAGCACAATAACTGGAGCTTGCACGGTTGTCCGTGATGTCACCGATTTCTGCTTCCACTCGTACTTCTCTTTCATGGATGATCTTATTGAGAAAATGGGGGACGATGAAGCACCTCTTGGCATCAA GTTGTCTTATCTACCACGAAGCATGCTCGTTGCCTTCATTGCTGTTCCAGTGGATGTGCTGATGATAAGTGCAGTGGCTCTGTGGAAAAGCCCCTGCATGTGTTGAAAAGGATGGCAAAGGTTATGTGAGGATCTAGTTGGAAGGGAAGGACCATTTTTAGAAACTGTATGTGTGCCTTTTGCTGGTTTGACCATTATACTGTGGCCACTTGCTGTGATTGGGGGGTTACTAGCTTCATTTTTCAGCAGCTTCTTCTTTGGGTTTCGTGCAGGACTGATTGCATATCAG GAGGCTTCTTTCCAAATGGGACTTGCATACATGATTTCAGGAGTAGCAATTTTTGATGAATATACCAATGATTTGCTTTACCTAAGAGAAGGATCATGCCTTCCAAG GCCCAAATATCGGAAAGCAGATATCAGGAAGTGTGAAACTGGCAAGGAAGGGCAGAAGGTTACGACTGAACCTGCAGAGAAGCAACAAACTGGCCATCATAAGCATAGAAGGGTGTTGCATCCATCGAAGACATTCATGCAAACAGTCCAGCGACTAAGACCAGTTCAA ATATGGGATTGGTTCTTCCGGTCCTGTGAGCTGAATGGAAGAATATTACTGAGTGAGGGCCTGATCACTGCCGAAGATATGGAGGAATATATCACCAAAGGAAAATGCAAGAAGTTGGGGACTAAATTACCTTCCTGGTGTATCTTTCAGTGTCTATTACGATCTGCAAATTCTGATTCGGATGGTTTGCTCATAT CTGATAATGTTGAAGTGACAAACCTCAACTGGCCTAAAGACAGAGTATTTGACTGGTTGCTTGGACCACTTCTGGTCATCAAGGATCAAATGAGGAAACTGGAGATCACTGAAGACGAGGAGACGTGCTTGAGGAAGCTGATCATGACAAACAAGAACGAGAAGCCATCTGACTGGGACGATGCTGGTTTCCCCTCAGATGACAATATAAAGAGAGGTCAGCTGCAGGCTATAATCAGAAG GTTGCAAGGGATTGTGGCCAACATGTCCCGAGTACCGAGTTTCAGGAGGCGCTTCATCAACCTGGTCAAGGCGATGTATCTAGAGGCAATTGAAGCAGGAACTATCGACGGATCGCGTGACATCAAGCGCAAAGTTAAGGCGGATGTTGGTACTGAAAAATTCGGCGACAGAGGTGCAGAAGATATTGCCGGTTCATCAACTCACCCTCAATCGAATATTGACATTGTGTGA
- the LOC8076434 gene encoding serine/threonine-protein phosphatase 4 regulatory subunit 2: MEGAVTENAAVPVAAAAPEAALHSDQRVESGAVVEDSAASTVAPESTSDADQAIEDAVPEDGVDEDTVTNVDVSPEDMRSIIEVIADTGKFWHDWRFLKSVLSIQLKQVLDEYFEVEMVSQNDGQQRSFSELFSRLNGALERFEEGPPFTLQRLCEILLDPKGTYTKLSKLALALEKNLLVTSTITKCTDPYPAAHGLPCSDCTQITEISGPADVESVSTPEHTTAVPNGTEHIAGDVDEEMADAEAEESSGSHDVEMQEDKPDQVDNVNSDANPGAAAAPEAVNASESTSQPQS; this comes from the exons ATGGAGGGTGCCGTGACGGAGAATGCAGCGGTGCCCGTGGCAGCGGCGGCCCCGGAAGCCGCTCTCCACTCGGATCAGCGCGTGGAGAGTGGTGCGGTGGTGGAGGACTCTGCGGCGTCCACGGTGGCTCCAGAGTCAACTTCTGACGCAGATCAGGCTATCGAGGATGCAGTCCCGGAGGACGGGGTGGACGA GGATACAGTGACAAATGTTGATGTCAGTCCTGAGGACATGAGAAGCATCATTGAAGTTATAGCTGACACTGGAAAGTTCTG GCATGACTGGAGGTTCCTCAAGAGTGTACTGTCTATTCAATTGAAGCAG GTCTTGGATGAATATTTTGAGGTTGAAATGGTGAGCCAAAATGATGGGCAACAGAGGTCTTTCTCAGAGCTATTTAGCCGGCTAAATGGTG CACTCGAGAGGTTTGAAGAGGGTCCTCCATTCACACTGCAAAGGCTTTGTGAG ATTTTGTTGGATCCAAAAGGAACGTATACAAAATTATCAAAGCTTGCATTGGCCCTGGAGAAG AATCTCCTAGTTACATCTACAATAACCAAGTGCACTGACCCATATCCAGCTGCTCATGGGCTGCCATGTTCGGATTGCACACAAATTACAGAAATTTCTGGGCCTGCTGATGTAGAGTCTGTGAGCACACCTGAGCACACAACAGCAGTACCAAATGGAACAGAGCATATAGCAGGTGATGTTGACGAAGAGATGGCTGATGCAGAAGCTGAGGAATCATCTGGTAGCCACGACGTAGAAATGCAGGAGGACAAGCCTGATCAGGTTGATAATGTTAATTCTGATGCTAATCCTggtgctgcagctgctcctGAAGCAGTTAATGCCAGTGAATCCACATCGCAGCCACAAAGTTGA